The DNA sequence CGCAGGGCCCGGGCCCCGCATGGCGCACGGCGCTGGCGGGGCCCGGGCTGTGTGATCATCCGCCAATCCCGTACACCAGAAAGGCAGCAGAACATGATCGTCCGCACCACGGCCGAAATCTCCGGCACCGACCGCGAGGTCCGCCCCGAGAACGACAACTGGGTGAGCAAGCGCATCATCCTGGGCGGCGACAAGGTGGGCTTCTCGTTCCACGAGACCACCATCAAGGCCGGCACCGAAAACTTCTTCCACTACGCCAACCACGTCGAGGCCGTCTGGCTCGTCGAGGGCGAAGGCGAGCTGGTGGACCTCGACAACGACAAGACCTACCCGCTCGCCGACGGGACGATGTACCTGCTCAACGGCCACGAGCGGCACAAGGTGATCGCCAGGACGCAGCTGCGCATGCTGTGCGTGTTCAACCCGCCCGTCGTGGGCACCGAGGTGCACGACGAGAACGGCGTCTACCCGCTCGTCGAGGTCGAGGACTGACCTCCCTCCCCGCACAACGCTACGGCGCCGGCCCGGTGGATCATTCCACCGGGCCGGCGCTGTTTATCTGTAGTGGCGAGGCGGTGTCCGTCACTTTGGATCACTACTGTCAATCGCTTGTGGGTTACGCACGTCCGTGGGTGGTGTTACTGACTAGCCCTCGTCGCCGAAGCTCACCGCAGTCGCTACCAGCGACTGCGGCGGCTGGAAATCGGAAAGCGCCGCGACGACGAACTCGTGAAACACGCACCTGAGCTACTCGCCCGTCACGCCAAGGCAACTCGTCAAAACGCTGCGTGACAGCAATCTGGATCATCCACCCCGCCGAACTCAACTGTCGACCGCGAGCTTGTGACTGGCGGATGCGCCCGGAGTGACGTTCAGATTCGTGGTGACCGAAGGGACATGGTGACAGTGATTGCCGCGCGCACCGAGTTGCAACAGCGACTGAACGCAACGG is a window from the Tomitella gaofuii genome containing:
- a CDS encoding ectoine synthase — its product is MIVRTTAEISGTDREVRPENDNWVSKRIILGGDKVGFSFHETTIKAGTENFFHYANHVEAVWLVEGEGELVDLDNDKTYPLADGTMYLLNGHERHKVIARTQLRMLCVFNPPVVGTEVHDENGVYPLVEVED